In Thermus thermophilus, the genomic window CCTAGGGGGAAGGCTCCCCGCGAGGATCCGGAGGTCGCGGATGGCCACCAGGGCCTGGCGCTCCCCGTAGCGGACGTGGAAGTGCGGGGGGTCTGGAGCTGGGCCAGGCCGTTCGCGTACTGGCGGTTGAAGCCGTAGTACATCTCCTGGTACTTCTGAACCTCCTGCAGGTAGCCCTGGACCACGGTGTCGTTACTGGAGCGGCGGTTGGCCTCGAGGGGGCGTCCCCCGGCGGTCTTACCCACAAAGGCCGGGCGTGGGGGTAAGACGGGCCGCCCATGGAGGGCCCACCCCTTATCCTCAAGGGAGGATGGCCCTGCGCCCCACGGAGGAGCAACTCAAGGCGGTGGAGGCCTACCGCTCCGGCCAGGACCTCAAGGTGAAGGCCGTGGCCGGGAGCGGCAAGACCACCACCCTGCGCCTCATGGCGGAGGCCACCCCGGGAAAGCGGGGCCTCTACCTGGCCTTCAACCGCTCCGTGCAGCAGGAGGCCGCGAGGAAGTTCCCCCGGAACGTCCGCCCCTACACCCTCCACGCCCTGGCCTTCCGCATGGCCGTGGCCAGGGACGAGGGGTACCGGGCCAAGTTCCAGGCGGGCAAGGGCCACCTCCCCGCCCAGGCCGTGGCGGAGGCCCTGGGATTGCGCAACCCCCTCCTCTTGCACGCGGTCCTGGGGACCCTGGAGGCCTTCCTCCGCTCCGAGGCCGCCTCCCCCGACCCGGGCATGATCCCCCTGGCCTACCGGACCCTGCGGGCCGGGACCAAGACCTGGCCCGAGGAGGAGGCCTTCGTCCTGCGGGGGGTGGAGACCCTGTGGAAGCGGATGACCGACCCCAAGGACCCCTTCCCCCTGCCCCACGGGGCCTACGTGAAGCTCTGGGCCCTCTCCGAACCCGACCTCTCCTTCGCCGAGGCCCTGCTGGTGGACGAGGCCCAGGATCTGGACCCCATCTTCCTGAAGGTCCTGGAGGCCCACCGGGGCCGGGTGCAGCGGGTCTACGTGGGCGACCCCCGCCAGCAGATCTACGGGTGGCGGGGAGCGATCAACGCCATGGACCGGCTGGAGGCCCCTGAGGCCCGCCTCACCTGGAGCTTCCGCTTCGCCGAAACCCTCGCCCGCTTCGTGCGCAACCTCACCGCCCTGCAGGACCGCCCCGTGGAGGTGCGGGGAAAGGCCCCCTGGGCCACCCGGGTGGACGCCGCCCTGCCTCGGCCCCCCTTCACCGTCCTCTGCCGGACCAACGCCGGGGTGGTGGGGGCGGTGGTGGCTACCCACGAGGTGCACCGGGGCCGGGTCCACGTGGTGGGGGGCGTGGAGGAGCTCGTCCACCTCCTGCGGGACGCGGCCCTCCTCAAAAAGGGGGAAAAGCGGACGGACCCCCACCCTGACCTGGCCATGGTGGAGACCTGGGAGGAGCTGGAAGCCCTGGCGGAGGCGGGCTACGCCCCCGCCTACGGGGTGCTGCGCCTGGCCCAGGAGCACCCCGATCTGGAAGCCCTGGCGGCCTACCTGGAGAGGGCGTGGACCCCGATGGAGGTGGCCGCGGGGGTAGTGGTCTCCACCGCCCACAAGGCCAAGGGAAGGGAGTGGGACCGGGTGGTCCTCTGGGACGACTTCTACCCCTGGTGGGAGGAGGAGGCGGCGGCGAGGGTCAACTGGGGCTCGGACCCGGCCCACCTGGAGGAGGAGAACCTGCTCTACGTGGCGGCCACCCGGGCGCGGAAACACCTCTCCCTGGCGCGGGTCAGGGGCCTCCTGGAGGCGGTGGACCGGATGGGGGTGTACCGCGTGGCGGAGGAAGCCACCCGGGCTTACCTCCTTCTCTCCGCGGAGGCGCTGAGGGGGGTAGCCATGGACCCCCGGGTTCCGGCGGAGCACCGGGTGCGGGCCCTCAAGGCCTTGGGCTACCTGGAGCGGGGAGAGGAGGTCCTGGACTCCCTGGGGAAGCCCGGGGGCCGGGGCTAGGGACCCCCGCGATCTCGGATCCAGCCTTTCGCTTCCCCCGTGTTATGCTCTTCCTGTATGCGCCTAACCGTCCACCTCCCCGAGGACCTGGCCCGCCTCCTCCGCCAGACGGCGGAGAACGAGGGCAAGTCCATGAGCGCCCTCACCGCCGAGGCCTTGGAGGCCTACCTTAAGGAGCGCCGGCGCAGGGCCTTGGGCCTGAAGGTCCTGGAGCGGGCCGGGAAGGGCCAGGTGGCCGGGGAGGCCCACCGCCTCCTGGAGGAGGGGCGGCGTGACCGCCCTTGACACCGGCTTCTTCCTCCGCCTTCTGGAGGGGCACGAGGAGGCCGGGGCCCTGTGGCGGGCCCTGGCGGAAGGGGAGGGGGAGGGGGTGGTGTCGGGCCTCTCCCTGGTGGAGCTCCTGCGCCTGAGCTTAAAGGGCGCCCTGGCCAAGGAAGACTCGGAGCTCCTCCTCCAAGCCATCCCCGCCGTCTGCCGGGTGGTCTGGCCGGACTGGACCATCGGGGAGCGGGCGGCCCGGCTCTCCCACGGCCTCTACCTGCCCCTGGTGGACGCCCTGGTGCTGGCCACGGCCCTGGAGGCGGGGGCGAGGGAGCTTTGGACCACGGACGCCGACCTCGCCCGGTACGAGGGGAAGCTCCGGGTGGTCCTGCTCAGGTAGGGGCTTCACCGGGCCACCACACCTGGGCCAGACTCCTCGCCTTCTCCGGGTAGGGCCGCGCCCAGGCCTCGAGGGCGGGGAGGAGCTCCCTGAGAAGCGCCGTCTTCCCGTACCCCGGCGGGGCGGAGAGCACCACCCCCCTTCCGGCCCGCACCGAGAGGAGGACCGCCCGCCCCTCCTCCTTCCGGCCCACGAACATACTTCCAGACTAACAGAGTCTGTGAGTTCGGAAGTCTGTGAGTCTGGAAGTTACAGAGTCTGTAAGTATGTAACTTCGGTAGTTACAGAATTTGGAAGTCTGTAAGTTCGGTAGTTACAGAGTCTGTAAGTCTGGAAGTCCGTGAGCCCGCGGGCCCAGGGATCCTGGCGCGCGGGAGGCCGGGATCCCGAAGCCCCCTCCGCGTCAGGACTTCCGGCAGGAGTAGACCGTCATCAGCTCGCTCCGCTTGAAGGAGGAGAGGAAGCGCAGAATCCGCGCGGGCTCGCCCTTCACCCGGTAGAGGGGGGGAGGGGAGTCCTCCTTCATCACCTCCTCCAGCTCAACCCCGGCGCGAAGGGCCTTGCTGGGGGCGGTGCCGATCGCCTCTGGGGAGGCGATGCTCATGTGCAGGCGTCCGCCCTCCAGCTCTATCCAGAAGTAGGGGTAGATCTTGCCCAGGGTGTCATCCCGGCTCTCCAGCTGAACGAGGTAGAAGCCCTCCTCCAGACGCTTGAACCATGCTGGCTCGTTGTCCAGCTGGTAGCCTCCCCGGACCCGCTTGATCTCCATGGTGCTCGCTTTCCCGTTGAAGTCCTTGCAGTCCCACTTCCCCACGCCGGGGAAGGCGTCGCTCCGGCTCAGGGCCGGCTTGTCCGAGAAGAAAAGGCACCCCGAGAGGAGAAGGCCGAGGACGCCCCAGAGGAGAAACCACGCTC contains:
- a CDS encoding ribbon-helix-helix protein, CopG family is translated as MRLTVHLPEDLARLLRQTAENEGKSMSALTAEALEAYLKERRRRALGLKVLERAGKGQVAGEAHRLLEEGRRDRP
- a CDS encoding ATP-binding protein is translated as MFVGRKEEGRAVLLSVRAGRGVVLSAPPGYGKTALLRELLPALEAWARPYPEKARSLAQVWWPGEAPT
- a CDS encoding UvrD-helicase domain-containing protein yields the protein MALRPTEEQLKAVEAYRSGQDLKVKAVAGSGKTTTLRLMAEATPGKRGLYLAFNRSVQQEAARKFPRNVRPYTLHALAFRMAVARDEGYRAKFQAGKGHLPAQAVAEALGLRNPLLLHAVLGTLEAFLRSEAASPDPGMIPLAYRTLRAGTKTWPEEEAFVLRGVETLWKRMTDPKDPFPLPHGAYVKLWALSEPDLSFAEALLVDEAQDLDPIFLKVLEAHRGRVQRVYVGDPRQQIYGWRGAINAMDRLEAPEARLTWSFRFAETLARFVRNLTALQDRPVEVRGKAPWATRVDAALPRPPFTVLCRTNAGVVGAVVATHEVHRGRVHVVGGVEELVHLLRDAALLKKGEKRTDPHPDLAMVETWEELEALAEAGYAPAYGVLRLAQEHPDLEALAAYLERAWTPMEVAAGVVVSTAHKAKGREWDRVVLWDDFYPWWEEEAAARVNWGSDPAHLEEENLLYVAATRARKHLSLARVRGLLEAVDRMGVYRVAEEATRAYLLLSAEALRGVAMDPRVPAEHRVRALKALGYLERGEEVLDSLGKPGGRG
- a CDS encoding type II toxin-antitoxin system VapC family toxin translates to MTALDTGFFLRLLEGHEEAGALWRALAEGEGEGVVSGLSLVELLRLSLKGALAKEDSELLLQAIPAVCRVVWPDWTIGERAARLSHGLYLPLVDALVLATALEAGARELWTTDADLARYEGKLRVVLLR